ATTGCCGCGGCGGCGATGCCGCGCTCGACGAGTTCGATCTGCTCACGGCGGTCATGAATTGGGTCGAGAAGGACGTTGCGCCCGACTCGGTCGTCGCCACGGGCAAGGCGTTCCCCGGCCGCAGCCGGCCGTTGTGCGCGTATCCGAAGCACGCGCATTACACGGGCAGCGGCAACCCAGAAGACGCGCGCAACTTCGTTTGTGGCGAGTGACCGGCATTTTCGGGGCATCCGAAATTTTCGGGAGGCGTAGAAATGATCAAGCGAATTTCGGGATGTGCGGTCTTGGGAGCGTCGCTGACGGCGAGCGGTGCGTTGCTCGCTCATCACTCCGTCGCAGGCGCGTACGACTTGACTAAGGAAGCGATGATCTCAGGCTCCTTCTCCGCGTTTCACCTCGTGAATCCACACTCGTCGCTCAAGGTCGACGTCAAGAACGCCGATGGCACGAACACGGAGTGGACGTTCACGGGCGGCAGCGTGACGGTGCTCGCGAGATACCGAATCGGCAAGGAAGGCGAGAACGCGCTCGAGCCCGGTGACGACGTCACAGTTACGTACACGCCCGCACGCGACGGCAAGAGCCCGGTGGGCTTGTTGCGCGCGCTCACGTTCAAGGACGGTCACACGGTTCAAATGCGTCGCCTCGACGACCAAGACCGAGACTAAAACAAAGAGCCGCCGGCAGCGGCTTGAAAAGGGGGAGCTGCCACCATGGACACCAAACGATGGGCGCTTTGCGCAAGCGTCACGCTCGGCATCGCTCTTTCGATCGGCGGATCGTTGACGGCCGGCGCGCAGAACGCCGCCGGGTCGTTTGCCGAGCCTTACACTCCAGCGAAGGAAGCCAAAGATCTCAAGGCGGTGCTATTCAATTGGATGTGGCACATGGGGATGCTCAAGGGCGAGGACGAGCGCGATATGGTCGCCTCGCTCGAGTATCAGGGCAAAGGCACTGTTCAGGTGGACGGCCAGCCTTGCACGCTCACGAAGTATCGCGTGAGCACCTACTAC
The window above is part of the Gemmatimonadaceae bacterium genome. Proteins encoded here:
- a CDS encoding DUF6152 family protein is translated as MIKRISGCAVLGASLTASGALLAHHSVAGAYDLTKEAMISGSFSAFHLVNPHSSLKVDVKNADGTNTEWTFTGGSVTVLARYRIGKEGENALEPGDDVTVTYTPARDGKSPVGLLRALTFKDGHTVQMRRLDDQDRD